The following nucleotide sequence is from uncultured Draconibacterium sp..
ATCTTCCCATACACCGGCATCTCCGCTGGTGCGCATTCCGTGCCCATTATAAAACAGTACATCGGCAACAAATAATCCTTGTTGCAGCATATACGAACAACGCGACAGATAATCGACAAATGGAGCAGATTGTTCCCACCAGGTGATGGTTCTGTCGAAATGTGTTCCGGCACTATGGGTCATTCCCGGAACATCGCTTACCAATGGTCGGTGCGAAAAGGTGTGAAAACAAATCCAGTTTAAACCATCGCAAAACGCCTGGTCGGCTGCGGCTTTCATCATAAATGGTGACTCCTCCCAGTTGGGGCCTACCGAGGTAAACGATTCGGCAAAAACCCGATTAATACCGTAAATATGCGCAGCAGTTGCCGCCTCGCGTACAAGGAAACGTCCTGATGGTTTTTCGCGGTGTGGCGAGGGCATCCAGAATTCGCCCATGGCCACATCGCAACGGCTGACACACTTCAGCAAATCGGCCTGAAACTGATGAGGGCCGGCAGCTTCAGCGTACGAATGCAAGCCATGTTCGTGCGCCACATCGCGTTGATGCTCATAATGGTGCTCCGATATTAAATCGCTGATAGTTAATTTAAAATCGTTTAAAAAGCGTTCGCTTGCTTCAGTAGAATTAATGTTTGTTCCGACCAAAGCCGGTAAAAAACTGATGATGTCGTACCCACGTCGTTTTTCAAACTCATCAACAAAATGTTTTGTCCAGTTTGGATCACCGGCTTCCCAGCTATCGCACTCCACATAAGTAAACGCCAGACGCTCTTCGGGACTCATTTCGCTTAACAATAAACCGGCGGTGTTTTTCCAGTGTAAATCAAAAACTTCTTTGCTCAAATGGTCGATATAAAACACACCATTCAGATTTCTGCCTGTTGGTCGATAGCCAAAACGAAGAATGCGCCAGTCGCCAGTCGGAGCATCCCATCTCAAATTTCCATCTGTATCAAGTTTATCGCTTAAATCGGTAACTTCTTTTTGCTGTACTGTTTCTTTTACGGGGATGGCCAAAACGGCTATATCCGTATAGCTGGAATGCTGCGCATCTTTTACGGTTTGGTTTTCCCCCTGCCTTTTTGTTTGAACCGGTTTTGATGGTTTATTAATTTTCAACTTTAACGTTCTTCCACCAGTAACAATTGTATCGCCCCAAACCACTTCCTGCTGGCCATATTCCGGGGTCACCCATGGAGCTGCACAACCTGCGGGGCCTATAAAAACGCCAAAATCGAGTCCAAGTCGTCCGGCTTCCTTCGATGCAAACCGTACCTTATCGCGCCAGGGTTTCGACCACATTTTCATTTTTTCTTTTGGCTGCTCCAAAGTGCCACCTTCATATTCATCGGTAAACTCATATCGGATTTCAGTGGTGTCAATGATCGTTTTCTTTTTCCACTTATTGGGACCAAAGGGTGCAACTCCCCCATCCAACACCATGCATCCCGAAAGGCCTTTTGCTTTCATTTCTTCCAGATCGAGCGTGATAGCTTCTTGCGTAGTTGGTGTTTGTAACCACCACCACCAGGCCTGAGGGCGAACTTCGTGGGGCGGATTTTTAAAATGAGCTTCCCACTCTTTTTCGATACTATTTGTGTTTGGTTCCTGGTCGGCTCTATCCTGAGATTTACATCCCCAAACAAGCAAGGCCGTAAGGCAAACACTTATAAATAAAACATGCTTCATATTTGACCCTATTTTATACCCAAAAGACTTCTCATTCTTCATTAAACGAGTATTGTTAATCGATTTCAACTTCTTTGGAAATAATCAATTTTACCGGCCCTAATAATCCCGAAGGTAATAATTCAGAATCCTTATCCCAGTGTTTATAAGCGGCAAAAGTAGTTCGCTTTGTAGGGCGTTCGGAATTACTTATCAGCCAATTGGGCCATTGTTTTATTCTATTCCCATTTCGCTCGTAGTCCAAAGGCAATTGTTCGTCGCCGATTAATCGGTTCGGCCAAAGGTTGGTAACTCGTATTTCCAATGTATTGTTTCCTGCCACGATAGCCTCTTTAATATCAATTCGAAAAGGTGCTTTCCACAAAACGCCCAGATTTTTTCCATTTAAAATCACCTCGGCAATTACTTTTACACTACCCATATCTAACTGTAACAAGTTGCCCTTTTTAAGAAGGTCTGCAGAAACAGTGAACTGTTTTTGATAGCTTGCTGTCCCCGAGAAATAACGAATGGCCTTATCCGCAGAGCTTGACCAGGATGTTAAGCGCTTGAAGCTGGTATTAAGCACATTTCCATTAGTTTCAGGAAAGTTTACATTCCATGAACCAGTCAATTCAATTGGTTTGGGAACTGATTTTACCCAAATCGTTTTGTTTTTCCCTGAAGAATTGGTATAAGTTAATTTCCCGGAATAAGGAGTTACCCAATAAGCTTGTCCATTTTTATAAATCATTTCAGCGTAAGGAGTTGACCTGGCTAAATTGAGAGTTCGTCCTTCAGGAACGGAGACCGTATGTTCCTCTCCATTGGTAGAATAAACAACGCGTAGAGTTTTCTTATTATCGTTAGCGGGTATTTCATCAACGAGACTATCGGTTACCGGAATTTCCAACACACCCGAAACAAGCAGAGATTTAATATTTTCGGTTACATCATAGATCGGATTATTCGCTGGGATACCAGGCACCCCTCTTTCAAACTTACCAAATACTGCTTTCAGAATTTCTAATTCGCCCTTTTCAATGGCCGTGATATTTAGCCATTCTTTTTCCATCGCGTTTTTTTCAAACACGTCATTTCCGATTCGATATTCAATGCGCAATTCTTTTTTGTAGCCTGGAGCGGGATCACATGAACAAAGCTCCCTGTTTGCGATAACATTCAATGTATTGTTTTGAACACTATTCGCAATAACCTCAGTCACATCAACCAAGCCATCCGGTAATAAAGTTCCGTATTCGGCTTTTATAATTTGTAAATCCGGAAGTGGGTCTGAGTTCGACTTTTGAAGTTCCATCGTGATACTTTCAATATTACTCTCGCTTGCAATTGGTTTTCTGAAAATAACAAAAACAGAACCTTCCGATTTAAGTTGAAGCGAGACAGTTGTAGTACCATCGCCATTATCCTTCCATACTGCAGCATTTGTTATTTCACCTGTTTCGGCATTCCACAATTCGGGCTGTTTGGCTGATACACGAAAACGGCAACGCTCCGTCCGGCTTCCCTTTCGTGAGCTTGCAACAAAATAAATATCTGTCTCTCCGGTTTTTCGGTGGATATAATCCAGATTCTCACGGCCTCCTTCTTCAACAGAAAAATCAGGAGGAAGTGTACCATTTTTTAAGAAATCCAAAACGGAACCCACTTTTATCAAATCCGCATCCCATAATTCTTTCGATAGTTTCAGAACCTGACTATCGCATTCGGGATAATTTTTAAGACTTGGTGATTTTTGTGGTCTGGAACCAATTATTGTAGCACCTGACTTAGCCAGCTTTTCAATTATTTGTAGCGTTTCGGGTGTTAACCAGGTAGATTCAGGTAGTGCCAACGCCTGGTATTTGCCTCCAACCGGAGTACAAATCAGACCATTTTCTACGGTTAATATGCCGAGTTTATTTGCGCCAATTAAATCATAATCATATCCTAGCGCTTTTATTTCAGGCATTAGCAAACCATCGTTTGGCGATGCTTCACCTGTAAAAACCAAAACATCGGCAACCGGTGTTCCCTGTTGCAGCAAAAACTGACCTCGTGCAATATAATCGAGAAAAGCTTTTCCTTGTTCCCACCAGGTATTCAAACGATTGAAATCAACTCCGAAAGGTCCAAGAGTCAGTCCTGGAGCGATATTCCATGGCTGATGAACGTAACTATGAAAAATAAAACGATTAATGCCTTGTGCCCAGGCCATATCGCCAATGGCCTTAAAGTCTGCAGGATGCCTGTTCCATCCTCCCATATCGGTAAACGCCTCGGCTCCGACAATCGAGCTGCCATTTAATTTGGCAATGGAGGCCACAAATTTAGGCGAATCAAAAAATGCCAACTCTCCACTCCAAAATTCGCACATTACAATATCGCCTGTTGCCCCAACCTGCATATTATCGAAAGGTCCCCAATAGGGTTCTACAGAAAATTTCAGGTTATTCTCGTGGCACTTATCCCGAAAATAGGCGTAATAGTTTTCAGCAATTAAGTCGCCAATCGTTCGCCGGAAATCCCACAAAAAACGCTCGCTTATTTCGCCGCTTTCAATATAATAACCGGCCAGCGCCGGCAGTAACAAAGCACAATCATAGCCCCGAAGCCTCTTGAATTCTTTTGCAAAACCGGGAGTCCAGTTCGTCGTACCTACTTCATAACTATCAATTATACAATTTGTAAGAGCCGAACCTACCAGAGTATCCAGCTTTTCAATAATTGGGCTGATTCCTCCTTGCCAAAAAAAGTCAACGGCTTTTTTGCTCATTTTATCACACTCCAGGCCTTGACAGCCAGTGGGCGCAGAGATGTTCTTTTGGCCTGTTGGCGTGTGGCCTATTCGCAAAATAATCCAATCGCCGTCAGGAGCATTCCATTCCAGCCTCCCATCAGCTGAAACTTTATCCGTTAAATCGATAATATTGGATTGACGAACTAAAGCTGATGCAAGAATCTGTTTTGCCTCCGGCCCCAGGTGATTACGCACTCTTCCCGAAAGATTTTTAAAATCGAGACCGTCAATTTTTACCTCACTTTTCGGTTTCGGGAAAGCCAAAACGGCGATATCGTTGTAATAGTTTAAGCGGGTTTCGGGCTGGGGTAAAAAGTCGGAAAACGCTTTGCCACCTTCTACCATCACTTCACTAAAAACAAGTACCTGCATGGCATATTCGGGGGTAATCCACGGGCCACCGCTCGACGACCAGCCGGGACCATTGTGAAATGCCAATTCAAGCCCTAAACGTTGTGCTTCTGAAGCCGCAAATTTAAACAGCTCCAACCACTCTTCGCTTAAATAAGTTGCGTGTCCTTGTGGTTCGCCCAAACTGGCATTAAATAGTTGAGCCTCCTGGATACCAACACTTTTCATCGCCTCCAGATCAGCCGTTATTCCTTCTTTGGAAACATTCCCATTCATCCAGTGCCACCACGTTCGGGCTTTTGCTGCTGGTGGTGGGTTCTTGAAATTCCCGATTAAATCTGCCGTTTCTGTAACCAGAATATTTTCATGCTTTTTAGCTGAACCTGAATTACAAGCCACTGCAAGAAAAACAATGGCATAAATGACTGTATAAAACATGTGGGAATTTGATTTCATACAATTTATCGTTCAATATTAGTTCACAAACTTATTCTACTCATTCCTTTAATACCAATTAGAACATGGCTAATTTAGCATATGTTAATCTTGTTTCATTGTAATGTGATATTTTCCAGAACCAAACTCTCCAATGGAAGTAAAATCAGAAAGCGTATTTTCAAATTGTATCCTTTTTCCGTTTATGCTTACCTCCACATTATTCTTGTAGTTAGGTACAAAAATCTCACCCCTAGAGTTTTCAGGAACACCAATCTCCCAGGTAAACTGTCCCTCATCGTTTTTCCAAGCGCTTGTTATGGTTCCAAATGGAGATTCATAGGATGCGGTTGCATTCTTCAGCTGTTTGGTAAGATAGGGTTTAAATTCTATCTTTTTGAATCCGGGTTCAGCTGCTGATGGATTAATTCCTGCTATTCCTGAATAGAACCATGTATCGTATCCTGCTTGCATTGGATGACTGCGCGAACAAAACTTAATTTCATTGCCAACTATTGTAGAAACAGGCAAAATCTCCCATAAGGTTGTCGCATCGTACTTGTCCCACATAAAAGCAAAACTATTTTCACCTTTTTTACTTAACAGGCGATAAACCTCATCTTCAAAGCCATTATCGGCTAAAACTTTGAAAATACGAGAAATTCCAAAAATTCCTGTACTTATAAATCCATTGTGCTTTTCGTGTATATTTTTAACAATCGATGCGGCAACTTTTGCTTTTATTTCTTCAGGAACAATGCCAATTTCCAAAGCCATTGCATCGGCAGTTTGACTTCCGTAGGTAAAATTTTCTTTATCGAGAAAATGCTGATTAAAGTTTGCAACTGTTTTTTGATGTAATTGATTGTAATATTCAGCGTCTTTATTCATTCCTAAAATAGCGGCAGTTTGTGCCATCAATTTCAAATCGAGAATGTGGAAAGCTGTTGAACTTACCGGAACCGGACACTCCATGTTTTTATTTCCTCCCGGAGGACACCAATCGCCCAAGCCAAGTGTAATAATTCCATCTTCGTTGTTGGCCTGAACATAATCTACCCAAACTTTCATGTCAGGATAAAAATTGCGCAATACAATGGTATCGCCATAATACAAATATAAATACCAGGGCAGTTGTGTCATTGCTGATCCCCAGTCAGGCGATGCCATTCCACTGGTACGTCTACCAGGAACAATCATAGTAGGAATTCCTGCAGGTTTATCCACAATTGCTCTGTCGTAAAAGTTGGTTCTGAAAGACGATATATCTGTTCTTTTGCGCCCCGACGAGCGCATGTCGAAAATATATTTACTGATAAACTGCTGCGCATCAAAATTATACATTAACGCTTGTGCCAGCGCATGTGCGTCGCCCGTCCAACCACATTTTTCGCGGTGCGGACAATCGGTAGGAATACCGTGAATATTACTTTTTAAAGTCCATTCGGCCAGTTCGTGCAGCTTGTTAATGTTTTCCTCGGAACAACTAAACTGCCCGGTTTTAGGCAACGAAGAATACACCACAATTCCGGATAACAAATCGTTCGATGGTTGCGTACTTAGTCCTTCCACTTCAACATAACGAAATCCAAAGTATGTAAATTTGGGTTCCCAAACCTCCACTCCTTCTCCTTTACAAATGTATTTCTGGGTTTGAATCACTTTTGTAGCTCCAGAACCTGCTGTCCGTGGAACAATGTCTCCATTTCCATCTAATTCTTCCACGCACCTTAAGGTTATCTCTTGTCCCTTTTCTCCTTTAATCTTAAGTT
It contains:
- a CDS encoding glycosyl hydrolase, which gives rise to MKSNSHMFYTVIYAIVFLAVACNSGSAKKHENILVTETADLIGNFKNPPPAAKARTWWHWMNGNVSKEGITADLEAMKSVGIQEAQLFNASLGEPQGHATYLSEEWLELFKFAASEAQRLGLELAFHNGPGWSSSGGPWITPEYAMQVLVFSEVMVEGGKAFSDFLPQPETRLNYYNDIAVLAFPKPKSEVKIDGLDFKNLSGRVRNHLGPEAKQILASALVRQSNIIDLTDKVSADGRLEWNAPDGDWIILRIGHTPTGQKNISAPTGCQGLECDKMSKKAVDFFWQGGISPIIEKLDTLVGSALTNCIIDSYEVGTTNWTPGFAKEFKRLRGYDCALLLPALAGYYIESGEISERFLWDFRRTIGDLIAENYYAYFRDKCHENNLKFSVEPYWGPFDNMQVGATGDIVMCEFWSGELAFFDSPKFVASIAKLNGSSIVGAEAFTDMGGWNRHPADFKAIGDMAWAQGINRFIFHSYVHQPWNIAPGLTLGPFGVDFNRLNTWWEQGKAFLDYIARGQFLLQQGTPVADVLVFTGEASPNDGLLMPEIKALGYDYDLIGANKLGILTVENGLICTPVGGKYQALALPESTWLTPETLQIIEKLAKSGATIIGSRPQKSPSLKNYPECDSQVLKLSKELWDADLIKVGSVLDFLKNGTLPPDFSVEEGGRENLDYIHRKTGETDIYFVASSRKGSRTERCRFRVSAKQPELWNAETGEITNAAVWKDNGDGTTTVSLQLKSEGSVFVIFRKPIASESNIESITMELQKSNSDPLPDLQIIKAEYGTLLPDGLVDVTEVIANSVQNNTLNVIANRELCSCDPAPGYKKELRIEYRIGNDVFEKNAMEKEWLNITAIEKGELEILKAVFGKFERGVPGIPANNPIYDVTENIKSLLVSGVLEIPVTDSLVDEIPANDNKKTLRVVYSTNGEEHTVSVPEGRTLNLARSTPYAEMIYKNGQAYWVTPYSGKLTYTNSSGKNKTIWVKSVPKPIELTGSWNVNFPETNGNVLNTSFKRLTSWSSSADKAIRYFSGTASYQKQFTVSADLLKKGNLLQLDMGSVKVIAEVILNGKNLGVLWKAPFRIDIKEAIVAGNNTLEIRVTNLWPNRLIGDEQLPLDYERNGNRIKQWPNWLISNSERPTKRTTFAAYKHWDKDSELLPSGLLGPVKLIISKEVEID
- a CDS encoding glycosyl hydrolase — its product is MKHVLFISVCLTALLVWGCKSQDRADQEPNTNSIEKEWEAHFKNPPHEVRPQAWWWWLQTPTTQEAITLDLEEMKAKGLSGCMVLDGGVAPFGPNKWKKKTIIDTTEIRYEFTDEYEGGTLEQPKEKMKMWSKPWRDKVRFASKEAGRLGLDFGVFIGPAGCAAPWVTPEYGQQEVVWGDTIVTGGRTLKLKINKPSKPVQTKRQGENQTVKDAQHSSYTDIAVLAIPVKETVQQKEVTDLSDKLDTDGNLRWDAPTGDWRILRFGYRPTGRNLNGVFYIDHLSKEVFDLHWKNTAGLLLSEMSPEERLAFTYVECDSWEAGDPNWTKHFVDEFEKRRGYDIISFLPALVGTNINSTEASERFLNDFKLTISDLISEHHYEHQRDVAHEHGLHSYAEAAGPHQFQADLLKCVSRCDVAMGEFWMPSPHREKPSGRFLVREAATAAHIYGINRVFAESFTSVGPNWEESPFMMKAAADQAFCDGLNWICFHTFSHRPLVSDVPGMTHSAGTHFDRTITWWEQSAPFVDYLSRCSYMLQQGLFVADVLFYNGHGMRTSGDAGVWEDGLKNPPPSLGKGYDYDKCNEEVLLTRLSVENGKLVLPDGMSYSVLALDSIAPVSYKALQKLVELAEQGATIVGKAPKSFLGNADNVAEYKEIVERIWSKQNEGVYKIGKGRFVWNTTIREVLQQEDVLPDFEVTGVSKHGVIDFIHRENEHDDIYYVCSKWQPVEKVECTFRVSGKQPELWNPVTGDTRKLTNFKQENGRTIIPIEFDPCGSYFIVFREPVSEINAQQNWSNYQTVHQLEDSWEVHFNPQWGGPQSTTFEKLTDWSQNRNDGIKYYSGKATYLKTFDMPTDWQMDSLAYFIDLGKVHEVAEVRLNGQNLGVLWTKPFKVNISSVLKDKGNQLEIDIINLWPNRLIGDEFLPEDKRCTKTNIRKFTSATHLLPSGLIGPVQIQNNPGNGNQ
- a CDS encoding family 78 glycoside hydrolase catalytic domain, translating into MKQKLKKRSILLSFILMAFIFNACQQARIKITDFETRFISNIDNKPIFSWKTESDSPDFLQSDVQIIIADNLEDINNNEGNVWDSGKIESTNSNLKYSGTKLANGTLYYVKIKLWNDTDNASNWSEVSRFYVPIDYPQDWNAEWITYDYQLDAALPVFKKVIEITDKENIEFARFYIAAPGFYEAFLNGKKIGKNVLDPGQTNYEDYTYYTAYDLDLNELSGKDVLGVMLGNGWYNQNVVWGKEMIYGQPLFMAQLIIQYKNGNTKIIGTDESWKWKNGPITFSNIYAGESYNANLEINDWFSAESAEESWQKALEVANHQTNLLEQFANPIQKMDSIQTKRIITKADGKYVFDFGQNFAGWLKLKIKGEKGQEITLRCVEELDGNGDIVPRTAGSGATKVIQTQKYICKGEGVEVWEPKFTYFGFRYVEVEGLSTQPSNDLLSGIVVYSSLPKTGQFSCSEENINKLHELAEWTLKSNIHGIPTDCPHREKCGWTGDAHALAQALMYNFDAQQFISKYIFDMRSSGRKRTDISSFRTNFYDRAIVDKPAGIPTMIVPGRRTSGMASPDWGSAMTQLPWYLYLYYGDTIVLRNFYPDMKVWVDYVQANNEDGIITLGLGDWCPPGGNKNMECPVPVSSTAFHILDLKLMAQTAAILGMNKDAEYYNQLHQKTVANFNQHFLDKENFTYGSQTADAMALEIGIVPEEIKAKVAASIVKNIHEKHNGFISTGIFGISRIFKVLADNGFEDEVYRLLSKKGENSFAFMWDKYDATTLWEILPVSTIVGNEIKFCSRSHPMQAGYDTWFYSGIAGINPSAAEPGFKKIEFKPYLTKQLKNATASYESPFGTITSAWKNDEGQFTWEIGVPENSRGEIFVPNYKNNVEVSINGKRIQFENTLSDFTSIGEFGSGKYHITMKQD